A single region of the Epinephelus fuscoguttatus linkage group LG14, E.fuscoguttatus.final_Chr_v1 genome encodes:
- the LOC125900771 gene encoding uncharacterized protein LOC125900771 has product MTPLRRNIFQSQIDFGRPSTGATHTTLEPTITPATPTRRPTRHINTTYKIKNWSLAVREKWLILGDSNVARFPPFKVTDLQIDSFPGASFRHIQGVLSKMDPVPMVETLILSLGLNSRTQSTQTSIKDLQRLIKVAKTKFPRAEIWLPLINFSRGLPQREQMHLHALNKYIRSNHLFIPELLRSQFSTERDGIHWTHATATRLLQHWSQQT; this is encoded by the exons ATGACTCCTCTGCGCAGAAACATTTTCCAGTCTCAGATTGACTTTGGCAGACCCAGTACAGgtgcaacacacaccacacttGAACCTACAATAACACCAGCCACACCCACACGCAGGCCCACCAGACACATTAACACCacttacaaaattaaaaactggAGCCTAGCAGTGAGGGAAAAATGGCTCATTCTGGGTGATTCTAACGTCGCTAGATTCCCACCCTTTAAAGTAACGGACCTGCAGATAGATAGCTTCCCGGGAGCCTCCTTCAGACACATACAGGGCGTCCTTTCCAAAATGGACCCAGTCCCCATGGTAGAGACACTGATCCTGTCTCTGGGCCTAAACAGTAGAACCCAAAGCACACAGACATCTATAAAAGACCTGCAGAGGCTCATCAAAGTGGCCAAAACCAAATTCCCACGGGCTGAGATCTGGCTACCTCTCATTAATTTTTCTAGAGGCCTACCCCAGCGGGAACAAATGCACCTACATGCACTCAACAAATACATAAGGTCTaaccatttatttattcctgaaCTCCTCAGGAGCCAATTCTCCACGGAGAGGGACGGGATCCACTGGACCCATGCCACAGCGACTAGGCTACTCCAGCACTGGTCCCAGCAG ACCTGA